TGTGGCCTATAGAAGTAAGCGGGAATTGGTATCGGCAGTTCACAAGAATCAAATTGCAGTCATTTACCTTCTATTTGTATCTTGTGTACTGTTATTACTTATTTCCCACATGGCGCAAATTTATCTGTGGGGTTTGGCCCTGTTTTATTTCAATGTTATTGATCATTTCCATGCGGCAATGGTTTATGCAGGTAGCACCTATACAACCGTGGGATTTGTGATTGATCCACTCCCGCTTCAATGGCAATTACTTTCAGTCATTATGGCTGTGTCAGGAATATTTTCCTTTGCGTGGAGTACGTCAATTATGTTTTCAATCTCACAGCAATTATTCAAAGTTCAAAAGTAAGCATCAATTTAATCATCTATACGTATGGAGAAAAAATGATCAAAAAATCTATTCTGAGTGTTGGCAAACGCGCGCTGTTTGCTTCTGTAGCAATCGCCTTGCTTGGTAATGCAAGTGCTACTGAATTTCTTGACCCGCCAACCATGGGCACCCCAAAAAATATTACTGTTTATGTTGCTAAAAAAGTAGTTACGATGGATCCATCAAATCCAACTGCTACAGCAGTAGCCGTTTCAGATGGCAAGATTCTTTCAGTCGGTTCTCTAGAGGATCTGAAATCATGGACAGATAAATACCCAACCCAAATTAATCGTCAGTTTGCGGATAAAGTGCTCTATCCAGGATTTGTGGACCCGCATGAGCATCCATTATTGGGTGGTTTGACATCTACTAGTTATCCTTTGACCTACTTCCCGCTTCCAAGTCCTTGGGGTAAACCATTTCCGGGTGTTAAAGATTTGTCAGCTGCTATTGCTAAGCTTAAGGAGTACTCTGCAGGAATTTCTAATCCTAATGAACCGCTATTAGCCTGGGGTTATGACATTGTTGCAATGAAGAAAATCCCGAATAAACAACTACTGGATGAGGTTTCTACGACAAGGCCAGTGTTTGTTTGGGATTCCTCTGAACACAACATTTTTCTGAATTCTGCTGCGCTGAAAAAATACATCACCAACCCGGATGAAGTAAAAAAAGTCATTGGCGTCGGAGTTGATCCTGATGGTAGCTTAAACGGTCAATTTTTGGGTGCGACCGCCAGCCCTCTGATTATTAAATATGCTGGCAAAGATTTATTTAGCCTCGAAAAGGTGGCTAAAGCATTGATGTATTCCAACGATATTGCTCAGCAGGCAGGCATTACCACTACCAGTGAGTTGACTTTCGGTGTATTTGATATCGAGGCCGAAAAAAAGCTCATGCAAAAATTCACAAGCTCCGACCTGACCTCTTTGCGAATTGAGGCTATCCCATATGCCATTCCTTTTGTTGATAAATATGGGGATCAGGCTGTAGCGCAGGTCCAAGAATTGCAAAAATTGAATACCGATCGTCTTTTTTATAAGGGTATTAAATTTATTAATGATGACGCTTTTTTAGCAAACACCATGAAAGTAAATAACCCTGGTTATATCGACGGTCATCAGGGAATCATGTTTTATCCAACTTACCAAGATTTTGCGAAAGTAATGCAGCCTTGGTGGAATGCAGGATTCCAGATCCACGTTCACTCAAATGGTAATGAGGGTAACGTAGAAGTTATCAATGCTTTGCAAGTGCTGCAGGATGAAAAGCCTCGCTTTGATCATCGCTTTACTTTTGAGCATCTAGGTATGCCCTCTACATCAGTAGTTCGTAAAATGAAAGTCTTGGGCGCAATTGCAAGTGTTAATCCTTCTTACTTTTATGACCGAGCTGGTCTTCAAGTTGAAACGGTTGGATCTGATCGTGCTGGATATCCAACTAGAGTTGGTCAGTTGCTAAGAGAGGGCGTTCCGGTTACCTTGCATTCTGATACACCGGTCACTCCCCCAGCACCGCTTACTCAGGCTTGGTCTGTGGTTACTCGACAAGGTCTTTATACCGGTAATAAAAAATGGGCTCCTGCTGAAGCGGTTACTCCAGAGCAGGCGATGAAAATGGTAACAATCGATGCAGCATATGCTCTCGGTCTAGAGAGCAAGGTTGGATCCATTGAGCCAGGTAAGTTTGCCGACTTTACTGTACTGGCGGCAGACCCCGTGACTGTGCCAAAAGAGAAGATCAAGGATGTGCCAGTTATTGGTACCGTTCTGGGTGGAAGATATATCCCTGTTACTGAGACCAAACAACCAAGACCATTCTGAGCTGATGATACGAAATAGTTGATTGCTCAAACCCTCATCAGAGATGGTGGGGGTTTTGCATTTAGGAATTACTCCCTTGGGGTTTTAATCATATTAAGGTAAAGAATGCCATCGAATACATTGACAGTTGCAGAGTATGTTGTTGAGCGTTTAGCGGACTTAGGTGTTGACCAGGTTTTTGGTGTTCCAGGCGATTACACTTTCCCTTTTGATGATGCGATTGAGGCATCCAAGCGAGTTAAGTGGGTTGTCTGTGCAAATGAACTTAATGCTGCTTATGCTGCTGATGGTTATGCGCGAGTTAATGGCGTTTCTATTCTTACTACAACCTATGGTGTAGGTGAGTTAAGCGCTATTAATGGCGTCATGGGTGCTAAGTCACAAAGACTTCCCGTATTTCATTTAGTTGGTGCTCCAAGTACGCAAATACAGAGACAGGGTTTAATTACTCACCACACTCTAGGTGATGGTGTGTACAACAATTTTCGTGGATTGTCTGAGGCAGCTTGCTGCGTATCCGCTCATTTAACTCCTGATAACGTCATCGAAGAGATGGAACGGGTTATTCGGGAAGCTTTGCGTTTGTGTGCACCAGCATACATCTGCGTACCTATGGATTTAGCCAAAATGCCCATCATTGGTAATCCGATTAAAGGGGTGCCACTAGCGCAGATCAGAAGAGTCCAAAGTGATCCTGCTGCATTGAATGCTGCTATCAACTTTATTCTTGGAAAAGTTCAAGCAAGCAAAAATGTTGTGGTGCTACCAACCCAGTTTGCTACTAATTACGGATTGACAGGCGCTTTACTTGCATTCTTGAATAAATCAAACTTTCCATTTGCTACTACACCTATGGATAAAGGGGTGATCTCTGAGGCGCACCCAAGTTATTTGGGTATCTATAACGGTATGAGCTCTGCCCCATCTAGCGTTAAGACTTTGGTAGAAAGTGCGGATCTCGTTTTAGATATTGGTGGCGTGGTATTTGAGGACTTCAACACCACCTTTTGGACTGATAGCCTTTCGAGTGCCAAGTTGCTCACCATAGGCGATCAATTTGTTCGCATGGGTAACACCATCTTTACGGGCGTCACTATGGGTGATGCGCTTCTTGGTTTAACTGAGCGGATTACTTCGGGGCCAAAGCTCAGTAACACCAATTCTCATTCGGTGATGCCATTAGTTGGCACTCCAACAGATCCAACCTCATCTGCTAATTTGTATCCACGAATTCAGAGAATGCTCAAATCGGGCGATATCTTGGTTGTTGAAACAGGTACTTGTGTGCTGCATACGACGCCAATGTTTCTCCCGGATGGCGTCGGTTTTCAAACGCAGACCTTGTGGGGATCTATTGGATGGGCAACACCTGCTGCAGAGGGTATTTGCATGGCCAACAAAAAGGGTAGGACCATTCTCGTTACTGGTGATGGCTCACATCAATTGACTGCCAATGAAATTGGGGTAATGGGTCGCTATGGCTTAAAGCCAATCATCTTTGTTTTGAATAATGCTATTTATGGTGTTGAGAATGTCCTAAGTGAAATCGGGCCTTCGTATGACGACTTAGCCAAATGGAATTATGCGCAAATACCGGCAGCGATGGGTTGCGGAGATTGGTTTGCTGCTAGAGTGGCTACCGTTGCCGAGCTTGATGCGGCAATTGAAAAAGCCAATACTTTTGATGGCGCCTCTTATATTGAGGTCATGATTCCTGCTTCCGAGAGTCAGCCATTACCACTCAACGTACAAAACCAAATTTATAGAACTAATATCCCTTCTTAAATCTAATATTGAATCTTAATCTTCAAACCTTGCGTGCCTCTATGAAAAATCTCAAACGATATTTCTTTATCTCTATCTCATTATTTTCTGCCCATGTCTTTGCAAATAATGCGACGGTATACTTTAATGGCGATATCCTCACTATGGAAGGCGATAAACCTCAGTATGTTGAGGCAGTTGTAGTGAAGGACGGCAAGATTGCCTTCACAGGCAACATGAAAGATGCAATGAGCCAAGCTGGCGCCAATCCATCAGTTCAGGATTTAAAAGGCAAGACCTTGCTGCCTAGTTTTATAGATGCATGGGGCCACTTTACTTTAATTGCTCAAAATACCTTGAGCGTTAACCTTGGCTATTTTTCAAATAAACCTCCCCATACCACTCAAGAGTTAATCGGCCGACTCAAGGCTGAGGCAAAACCATTAAATGGTTGGATTGTTGGTTCAGAATATGCGGATGCCTTTCTTGCAGATGGCCCGCTTACCATAGAACAATTAGACAAAGCATTCCCCAATCAACCAGTCTATGTAAATAATATTTCCACGATAGTGGGTATTGTTAATACCGAAGGTCTAAAGAAGCTTGGCTTTACTAAAGACACCAAAGTAGCGCAGGGAATGCTTCCGGTTGATCCAAAAACTGGCAAATTAACTGGAGTATTAATAGGCGATCCTAATTTCGAGGCAACTGCAAAGGTATTTGGGAAGTTTTCACGTGACTTAACGCTTCAGACTTATCGCAATGCTGAAAAGATATATCTCTCAAATGGTTTTACCACTGCGCAAAGCTATCAAACTACGGTTGAAGATATTCAGAACATGCGTCAAGCATCAGTAAGCAAGAAGATCGGCATCGATCTGGTTGCGTTACCGACCTATGATGTAGTGGATAAATTATTAGCCACCAACCCTAAGTATCCATTCGGTGTCTACACCGATGGTAAAGGGGGATTTAAGGTTGCCGGGATGATGGTTCCTACTGATGGCGCGCCACAATTACGCCTGGCTTATTTTAGTAAGTCTTATGCTGATACCGCGGGATTTCCGAACGGCTGGCGCGGTATAGATGCGGCACCACAAGAATTGGTGGATCGTTATGCAAAGTTAGCCTACGAGAAAAATATTCAATACTTTGGTTATTCCAATGGCGATGCTGGCATTGATATCACGCTATCTGCAATTTCGAAAGCTATTCGTGACACCGGCATTACAGATGACCGCAGAACTGCCATTTCACATTCCTTTTTTGTTCGCAATGATCAGTTAGATCAATATAAGAGCAATAAGATCATTGCTCAATTTATGCCTAATCATATTTGGATGTATGGCGATGTCTACAAAAAGATTCTAGGGGACGAGCGGGCTAATAATATGGTGCCGCTGGCTTGGGCTAAGCAAAAAGGGCTTCAAGCAGGTATTCATAATGACAATCCATCTTCAGGGCCAAGCGCATTATTTTCAATATGGACCGCAGTCAATCGTCAAATTTATGATGGTCAAACTTTAGGCGCTGATCAACGTACGGATCCATATACCGCTTTGCGTGGCTTTACTGCCGTACCAGCCTATATGTATAAAGAAGAGGCAAACAAGGGCACTATTACCCCTGGTAAATTTGCAGATTTGGTAGTGCTTGAGCGAAATCCATTGAAAGTCGAGCCAATGTCCATTAAAGACATTCAGGTACTTGAAACGATTAAGGACGGCAAGCAGTTATATGTTCGCCAATAGATATTTTGATGAAACAGGGAATTGAATAATATGAAAAAAGTAATCTCAGCTTTTGCTCTAGGTATATGTTTGGGCGGCGTTTCTTTTTCGGTGCTTGCAGATCCACCGGTAGCGCCTTTTTATGAGTCCGTTATGAAAATGGCCCCAGAAGGTAAATTGGGTCAAGTAATCAAAAAAGAACAAATTAAGACTTCCATTCATGGCGCTCAAGCATGGCGAGTTGCTTACATTTCCTCTGATGTAAATGACAAGAAGACCATTTCAACTGGTCTCATTGTGGCGCCTACTGGCCCAGCTCCAAAAGAGGGTAGGCCAATTATGTCTTGGGGACATGGCACAACTGGCACCGCACAGAATTGTGGCCCTTCACAAGTATTGAATCCCGCTGTGCCACTCAATGAGTACTACTTGATTGGTGGAAATTCTTGGACGGATTACGGAATTCCAAGTTTGCAAGAGTTCATCAGCGAAGGTTATGTGGTTACTGCAACGGATTATCAGGGCTTAGGTGGTGGAGGACGCCACCAATACGTTGTTGCCTCAACTAATGGAATTGATATGATCAATGCAGCAAGAGCTGCTGCATCTATGAAAGAGCTTGGCGCTGGTAAAAAAACCATTATTTATGGTTGGTCTCAAGGTGGTGGTGCCGTCATTGCGGCAACAAGCATGCCCGAGTATCTTGCTAGAAAGGGAACGGCTGCAGACAATCTTCAGTTAATTGGTGGAATTGCTTTAGCGCCGCAAGATATTGCCATTGTGATGCCTGGAGCAACAGCGGATGAAGCAAGTGCTCAAAAAGCTTTAGGGGGCACGATAGGCATGTTCACCGATAACATATTCAACTTTACTCATATGGCAATGGGTATGTGGGGTACGCAGTCGGCCAATCCTCAGCTAAAGCTAAACGATATCTTTACAGATGAGGGCGTGAATGTACTCAATGAAGTATTTGGTAACAAGTGCATGCATGCTGGCGCTGATACCTTAAATTTCAATTACGGCACAAACTATAAGTCTCTATTGAAAGATCAGATCTCGAATTCTCTGGAGTGGACTAAGGCAATGATTAAGGCAAGCGTTAATCCAGTAGTGCCTACTTCTCCAGTAGTCATTTATTGGGGAACTAAAGACACTACCAATCCTCCAGTGATGGGCAAGTTATATCAAGAGCAGATGTGTAAATTGGGAGGTAACGTGAATCGTGTGCAGTTACCAGGAGAGCAATCTCACTTTACAACGCCAGGATCATCCAAGCCCTTTTATATACAGTGGGTTAAAGATCGTTTAGCTGGTAAACCCGCTGAAAATAATTGTGCCATTGCGGCAACTTTGGGTAGTTAATTATTCGTCTTTGTTGAAATTCAATTATCTAAGGAATCTTTTTTGAAAAATCTGCACATCTTTTTTAGCCGTTTGTTCGTAGTGCTATGTTTGGGTTTATTGAGCATGGGCTACGCGCATGCTCAATTTAGCTCTATTTTTGGCGGTAGCCAAACCAAGGATCAACAAAGAGCGGCGATTCTGAAAACCAACTCAGAAATTCTGGCTAAGTTGTATGCTACCGAGCCAAGGGCAAAATCCTTAATTGAAAAGTCACCTGGATATGCAGTTTTCAGTAACTTTGGAATGAAGATTTTTATCGCGGGTGGTGGCTCTGGTAAGGGGGCTGTATATCAAGCAACCCCAAAAAAGATTACCTATATGGATATGGTTGAGGTGCAGGCAGGCTTGGGCCTTGGTGTTACTTCATTTCAGATGGTGTATGTCTTTCAAACCCAAGAGGCAATGAATGATTTTGTCAATTCTGGATGGACTTTTGGTGGTCAAGCTTCAGCTGCGGCAAAGTATCAGAATCAAGGGGATTCGTATCAGGGTGCTCAGTTAGTTGCCCCTGGAATTTTGGCCTACCAACTGATTGACTCGGGTTTAGCTGTGGATATTACGGCTAAAGGAACTAAATACTATAAAGATAGCGACTTAAACTAAGCATAATTCAAATCTATTCTTTTATTCATTAGGATCATTTTATGAAAACTAAACTATTAAGCCTTACTGCAGCCTTAGCATTAGTTGCTTGCGCTGCTCCAGTGACCCAACAAGAAATCGCACAAGCGAAGTTTCCGCCTCAGCCCAATAAGGCTGCAGTAGATAAGGAAGTTAATACCTATCTTAAGTCAGCCCTTAATAATCCAGACATGGCAACAAAAGAATGCTCGCCACCGCGTAAAGCATGGGCTAGAGCGTTGTCATTTGAAGCACCAAAGTTTGGCTGGATGGTGGTATGTGATGTCAATGCAAAAGAGCGATCTGGTGGTGATGGCCCGATGAAGACCTATATGTTCTTATTTGCTAATGATGGAAACTATACCTATGATGCCGCTTCATTTGGCAGTCTTAGCAACAATGTTCAGTTCTTGGATCTAATGAAGTAACGGAAAGTAACTACAAGTAATTGATCATTGCTACAGTCACTAAAACCACCTTCGGGTGGTTTTTTATTGTCTTGAAAGACTAAAAGACGTTCAGTGTTCAGTAAATAAGCGAACCCTTGCCAGATTCAATGAGTTTTAAGGAGTGCTGCCTTAAGCTTTCAAGGATTTTCAGTAATTTGCTTCTGGTTTCATTATCAAGCGGAGCCTTGGGGTTTGACTGTTCAATGCCCAAGTTTAATTCTTCCAACTCTTTGACATTCTCTTCTGATTGCTTGTTACGAATCCCGGTTAATTGATATGTTTTAAAGTAGAGACCTGCAATATTGACATGTTCATATTCGGGGGTTACGGCGCCAAAACTTTTCGTCATCGGTGTTAGGGCGTATTGGGCTTCACCAATTGTTTTGGCTTTTTTTACCAAATAGTCCATCGCATTTAAGCGGTTTTCAATTTCAAACTCACAAGTCAGAAATTCTTTTTGGGCGATGAGCTTTTGGGCGTAATGATGGCTGGTGGACTGATAGAGGGCAGCCCCGCCACTCAAGAATACTGAAGATAGTAGCCAGAGGCCAAAGTTACTATTAAGTAGGTCAAAGACCTTATTCCAAATGGTTTGTTCAATCTTCAGCACATTTTCTTCGGCCGATTGCGCCTCAGCCTTCAGTTTCTGAGCGATCTCATGCCGATACTTCTCTTCAATCTCAATGAGTCGTTTCTTTTCTTCGCTAAGCATTATTTTTTAAGGTAGTCAGTTTATATATGTCAGGATATACATAAGGTAATACGTCCTATTATTGATTAGGGTTTATACCAATTATTGAAGGAATGTCTCTAGAAAGCAGGTAATTAAGAAGGGGGTAATTTACTTACATCGGATGTATTGTTGGCTGGGGTCTTCATAAAGCTCGCTAACTATATATTGGCGTGAGAGCTTAAATGTATCAATCCATTAAGATTGAGCAAATTCATTATGGGGGGTGTAAATGAAGATTGCTTTTAATCAATCAATCAAGAGTGTTTTCCTATTAACAGTTGTTCTTGTTGGATCTTTTGTGATGACTGCATGTGATAAAAAACCTGCTACTACGGCTAGTACTGCTACTACAGCGACTGCGACCGCCACAGCTGCCCCATTTAAAGCGGAGGTAAAGTACGCCCAGGTTGGGGATGTGAAACTAGCCTATTACATTCGTGGCACAGGTGAGCCCCTACTAATGATTAATGGTTTCCTTTCAACGATGTCCTTATGGGATCCGGCGCTGATTGAAGAGTTGGCAAAAAATTATCAAGTGATTTCTTTTGATAATCGTGGTGTAGGTCTTTCAACCGATACAGCAGAAAATCACACGACAATAGAGCAAATGGCTGATGACGCAGCTGGCTTAGTTCAGGCTTTAGGATTTAAGAAGGTAAATATTTTGGGATGGTCTATGGGTGCTCGTATTGCCCAGCAGTTTCTGATTCGTCATCCTGAACTGATTAATAAAGGCATCCTAGCTGCTGCCAACCCTGGCGGTAGCCATCAGATTCCCGCTTCAAAGGATGTTGAGAGCAAATTAAATAATCCTAATGTTCCTGAGATGGAAAAATTGGGCTTATGTTTCCCAGATAATGCTGCCGGCAAATTGGCTGCAGTTGAGGCCTTGGCTCGCATCAAGTTGGCAGTAGAAAACGGATCTCTTCCGAATGACTTTAAGGTTTCCAAAGAAACTGCAATTCGCCAAGACCGCGCTCGTACTACTTTATGGAGTAACAATCAAAGCAACTTCAAGGATCTGAAGAATATTAAAGTCCCAGTATTGGTTTCAGATGGTCGCTACGATGAGATTGATATTCCTAAAAACTCCCAGTTGATTGCCAACCAGATTCCATATTCATGGTTAGCCTACTATGATGGTGGACATGCATTCTTGTTCCAGCAGCATGCCCGCTATGCTCAAACAATTGATGCCTTTTTGAAATAAATCTTAGAATCAAAAGAAAGGCCCCTTGATTTTTCTGGGGGTCTGTATATAAAGGATCGGTCTGGCCAGCCGATGATGCGATAGTGTTACTAAATTATTAAAACAAAGGATCGAATTATGAGAATGAGTATTTCTTCACTACTTACCCTAGCAGCAGGCCTAGTATTAACAGCCTGTGCTCAACAAACAGAGTTGATACCTACTAATGGCCAATCACCAGAGCGCTATAACCAAGACCGCGGAGCTTGTATAAAAGAGTCCAATAAATTCTACGGTAATAGCGGTGGCGATCCATCAGAGTCTGATGTATTTTTGCAGTGCATGAAGGCGAAGGGTTATCAAGTTAAGCAAAAGTTCTAATCCATTGGTATGTAGTTTGGCTTTAACCGCAATTTCTATTGCTAAAATTTTTAATTTAACCCATTAACAATACTTCAATATCAAGGTCTGATAATGCGCTTTTTACACCAACTGATGATTTCATCTGCTGTCTTGATTGCCCAATCAGCAATCGCAGGCGGTACTGCGGATACTATTTTTTATGGCGGCCCAATAGTTACCGTCAATGCAAAGAATGAAGAGGCGCAAGCTTTAGCCATTCAGAATGGCAAGATTGTTGCCGTTGGTACAAAAGATGCGGTTACTAAAGATTGGCAAGGCAGCACTACAAAGGTCATTGATCTTAAAGGCCAAACTCTCATGCCGGGATTTGTTGAGCCCCATGTTCACATTATCGGCACCACGATTGGCGAAGTATTGGGTTTAAATTTGTCGAACTTTACTTTGCCTTATGACACTTTGGATACCTTGGCTACTAAAATGAAGGCGCACCTTAAAACATTGCAGCCTGGTCAGTGGCTGGTGGGCTTTGGGGTTGACCCTTCGCGTACTCAGCCATTTATGGCCGAATTAAATGCAGATATCTTGGATAAGGTGTCTACTACCGTACCCATTTTTATTGTTAATCAATCTGGTCATATCGCTTATGTGAATCACAAAGCTCTTGAATTGGCTGGCGTGAATGAGAGTGCGCCTAATCCTGGCGGTGGTGGCAAGTACCTCAAGGACTCTAGAGGGAAGTTGACTGGTGTATTGCTCGAAGCGCCTGCATTTTCTGCGTTTATGGCAAAGATGCCTCCGCCCACTCCAGCGCAATTGGCTGGCGGTGTTAAGAAAACTGCGCAAATGATTGCCTCTGCGGGCGTTACTACTTCTGCAGAAATCACCGTGGGTTTTAATTTGGGATTAGAGAATGAAATTAAGCTCTTTAAAGAACTTACAGCAAATGAAGGCCTACCAATTCGGGTGAGAGGGTATTTATATGGTCCCGCCATTCCCGCTGGGTTTAATGCAATTAAGCCTGGAGACGGTGATGACCGTCTTCGATTTGTGGGTGTGAAATATGTTTCTGATGGATCTACTCAGGGTCTCACTGCAGCACTAAATGACCCTTATGCCTATCCTAAGGGTACAAAAAATACCGGTGACTTAGATTACGGCACCGATGATCTCTATAAGCAAATCAAAACTTACTTTGATCAAGGTTGGCAAATTGCTGTGCATGCAAATGGCGATCGTGCCTTAGATCAAACCCTGGGTAATTATGAAAAATTGCTTGCTGGTAATCCTCATCCAGAAGAGCGTCGCTTGCGGATTGAGCACTTCACTATCAATACTCCCGACCATGTGAAAAGAGCAGTAAAACTTGGGGTCATTCCTGGTTTCACGATAGGTCACGTCGATTATTGGGGCGAGGCGTTCCATGATCATATTGTGGGTGCTCAGCGCGCTGATCGTATCGATCCTTCAGCAGACTTTAAAAAAGCGGGTGGACGCTTTGCCTATCACAGTGATTCCCCGGTTTCAAATGTCAGCCCTCTAAACTATATTTCTGAGGGTGCGGGCCGTTTGTGGCAAAAGCCACCACGTAAAGTGTTGGGTCCGGATGAGCGGGTGAGTGTTGATGATGCTATTCGTGCGGTCACTATTAATGCTGCCTATGAAATGTTCTCTGATGACAAAGTGGGTAGCTTGGAGGTTGGTAAACAAGCTGACTTGGTAGTGCTTTCTGCAAATCCTAGAAAAACCCCAGTAGATCAAATTCGTAATATCAAAGTGAAATCCACTTGGATTGACGGTAAGCAGCAATCCTGGCAATAAGCATTACCCTACTTGCCGTCTTAGTTTTGAACAAAACCACCTTCGGGTGGTTTTTTGTTATCCATAATCATGTTTGTCGGTTTATCCGACATCTAATATGCCAAAGCGAATCGAATCAAGACTCTTGAATCTAGCAAAATCCAATAGATACATAAATACTCCATTCAACCAAATGAAAAGGGATCACATTGCTGTGACCCCTACGTGTTGCTGATGGACTAGCAAAATTTAGGCTCGCCACTGACGTGCCATCTTAGTTGGTTGGGGATTGGTAAACCGT
This DNA window, taken from Polynucleobacter sp. MWH-UH25E, encodes the following:
- a CDS encoding amidohydrolase; the encoded protein is MRFLHQLMISSAVLIAQSAIAGGTADTIFYGGPIVTVNAKNEEAQALAIQNGKIVAVGTKDAVTKDWQGSTTKVIDLKGQTLMPGFVEPHVHIIGTTIGEVLGLNLSNFTLPYDTLDTLATKMKAHLKTLQPGQWLVGFGVDPSRTQPFMAELNADILDKVSTTVPIFIVNQSGHIAYVNHKALELAGVNESAPNPGGGGKYLKDSRGKLTGVLLEAPAFSAFMAKMPPPTPAQLAGGVKKTAQMIASAGVTTSAEITVGFNLGLENEIKLFKELTANEGLPIRVRGYLYGPAIPAGFNAIKPGDGDDRLRFVGVKYVSDGSTQGLTAALNDPYAYPKGTKNTGDLDYGTDDLYKQIKTYFDQGWQIAVHANGDRALDQTLGNYEKLLAGNPHPEERRLRIEHFTINTPDHVKRAVKLGVIPGFTIGHVDYWGEAFHDHIVGAQRADRIDPSADFKKAGGRFAYHSDSPVSNVSPLNYISEGAGRLWQKPPRKVLGPDERVSVDDAIRAVTINAAYEMFSDDKVGSLEVGKQADLVVLSANPRKTPVDQIRNIKVKSTWIDGKQQSWQ